The Latilactobacillus sakei subsp. sakei DSM 20017 = JCM 1157 genome includes a window with the following:
- the folP gene encoding dihydropteroate synthase: MQISEAQPSQLNAILLKFSGDAVEIEKLQRLCLANHCLIQQLDQQWLGQFSLFQLAALQQNWSQYFGQPNAQLTQIWHAKQILWTGPGFKFDLTVDPIVYAIINCTPDSFYDGQPSQALGQIMTKIEADLANGAVVIEVGGKSTRPGYQEITPDEEWQRIAPVIAAVQQEWPSAVLAVDTNNADVMQRAVASGVPILNDIDGFDNAAKLEVVANHRPAVVTMYNGRHYQNDVFETLDQFYQETLASLEAAGLTRQQIALDPGVGFSHAKNTASLDLFKLNSVQPTMKYRAPIMAGISRKSFMESKFDYPMAERLTSTLLLEQLMVEQGARILRVHDVLATHKMINLFKGYQQADLLMAVRS; this comes from the coding sequence ATGCAAATTAGCGAAGCACAACCCAGTCAATTGAACGCCATCCTTTTGAAATTTAGTGGGGATGCAGTTGAAATCGAAAAATTACAGCGACTTTGTTTAGCCAATCATTGTTTAATTCAACAATTGGACCAACAATGGCTTGGTCAGTTTAGTCTTTTTCAACTAGCGGCGTTACAGCAAAATTGGTCGCAATATTTTGGTCAGCCAAATGCGCAGTTAACACAAATTTGGCACGCCAAGCAAATTTTATGGACCGGCCCTGGTTTCAAGTTCGATTTAACGGTTGATCCGATTGTCTACGCGATTATTAACTGTACACCAGATTCTTTTTATGATGGTCAACCGAGTCAAGCGCTGGGTCAGATTATGACGAAAATCGAAGCTGATTTGGCCAATGGTGCAGTGGTGATTGAAGTCGGTGGCAAATCGACGCGCCCAGGTTATCAAGAAATTACGCCTGATGAAGAATGGCAACGGATTGCACCCGTGATTGCGGCAGTGCAACAGGAATGGCCCAGCGCGGTGTTGGCAGTTGATACCAATAATGCGGATGTTATGCAACGGGCAGTCGCAAGCGGCGTGCCAATTCTGAATGATATCGATGGTTTCGATAACGCGGCTAAGCTCGAGGTCGTCGCCAACCATCGACCCGCAGTGGTCACGATGTATAATGGCCGCCATTATCAAAATGACGTTTTTGAAACGCTCGATCAATTTTACCAAGAGACGTTAGCAAGTTTGGAAGCGGCCGGTTTAACGCGCCAACAAATCGCTTTGGATCCTGGGGTTGGTTTTTCACACGCTAAAAATACAGCGTCTCTGGATCTGTTTAAACTCAATAGCGTTCAACCAACAATGAAGTATCGTGCGCCAATTATGGCGGGGATTTCTCGGAAAAGCTTTATGGAAAGCAAATTTGATTATCCGATGGCAGAACGCTTAACCTCAACGCTGTTATTGGAACAATTGATGGTTGAGCAGGGGGCCCGTATTCTGCGCGTGCACGATGTTTTGGCAACGCATAAAATGATCAATTTATTCAAAGGTTATCAGCAAGCAGATCTATTAATGGCGGTCCGCTCATGA
- a CDS encoding NUDIX hydrolase, giving the protein MNDLLTQIQRLAEQSAAFNDRQKYQMISELMAQQKRPLYRAVNDQYHLSASALVFKNNQLLMVRHPYLHQWLLPAGHVEPSEMPVQTALRELLEETGLVGEQAQLVDANLIKIPDNPLKKQAAHMHIDCRYLITAKEQVSAPAELPNHWFSQDKAPAEFQPYFKL; this is encoded by the coding sequence ATGAACGATTTGTTAACGCAAATTCAGCGGCTAGCTGAGCAATCAGCAGCGTTTAATGACCGACAAAAATATCAGATGATTAGTGAATTGATGGCCCAACAAAAACGGCCCCTTTATCGGGCGGTCAACGATCAATATCATTTATCCGCTAGTGCCCTCGTATTTAAAAATAATCAGCTATTGATGGTTCGGCATCCATACCTGCATCAATGGTTGTTACCGGCGGGCCATGTTGAACCGTCTGAAATGCCAGTTCAAACGGCACTACGCGAGTTATTGGAGGAAACTGGGCTAGTCGGGGAGCAAGCACAATTGGTGGATGCCAATTTGATCAAGATCCCGGACAATCCATTGAAAAAGCAAGCAGCCCATATGCACATTGATTGCCGTTACTTAATCACTGCAAAAGAGCAGGTAAGCGCACCAGCCGAGCTACCCAATCATTGGTTTTCACAAGATAAAGCACCGGCGGAATTCCAACCCTATTTTAAACTTTAA
- a CDS encoding GNAT family N-acetyltransferase, translated as MEIRRYQQADCQAVAELFYKTVHTVNAGDYTKAQLAVWATGEPDLKQWDQSLQSHFSVVALENDNLIGFGDIDQAGYLDRLFVHADYQRRGVATAICHQLEQAVACRVVTHASITARPFFESRGYQVIREQQVARQGVLLTNFVMEKNR; from the coding sequence TTGGAGATTAGACGCTATCAGCAGGCGGATTGTCAAGCAGTGGCAGAACTGTTTTATAAGACAGTGCATACAGTGAATGCTGGCGATTATACGAAAGCGCAGTTGGCTGTATGGGCCACTGGTGAGCCTGATTTAAAGCAGTGGGATCAATCGCTGCAATCACATTTCAGTGTTGTCGCACTTGAAAATGATAACCTGATTGGTTTTGGAGATATTGATCAAGCTGGCTATCTCGATCGGTTATTTGTCCATGCCGATTATCAAAGAAGAGGCGTTGCGACTGCTATCTGTCATCAGCTCGAGCAAGCTGTTGCATGCCGAGTTGTCACACATGCTTCGATTACGGCCAGACCGTTCTTTGAAAGTCGGGGCTATCAAGTGATTCGAGAACAACAAGTAGCACGGCAAGGTGTTTTATTGACCAACTTCGTTATGG